GTTGTATATCATTTTCACAACGTATGTGAGACCCGTAAAATTTTATACTAAAGTTACACGTTATGCAAATAAAATTACTCCGTGTGCAACCAAAATTACGGGCTattaaaaatgatcaaaatcGTCCGgaacggttgcaggtgcaaccgtccctgccccCTGTCCAATCCAATGAGACGAGtgagttgtttttcaaaagaGGAAAACTAGGGAGTTACTTTTGTCTGCCTTCATATGTTAGCGCGCGCTTATAAACACAACCTAGAGTTAGTTACTGCTTGACATAGGAACGGACAGTGGGCCGAATAAGTTTAAACTCTATGACTCCTCTCTAGTGGTTGAAATTCCTACTTCTATCAAGTTTGCAAATATTATTGCAACTTGATAGAACAGCACGCAAGTGCCGCTCAGAAACAGCAGGAGGCATACCCTTTGTAATATAATAGAATTTATTCTCCCCCCATTATAATAGAataagatttttttaaaaaaaattacttttgatATAGTACCGAGTCATCAAGGAGATAAATAATTGAAAGCATACTATTAAAGCAATATTAAAATCAAATCCATTTTCAAATTGTCGGGTGACATGATCGAGTTCCATCACAACTACGACCTTTTTCATGTTTTACTACGAGTTATGGCCTCCTAATCAAATatagtaattaacaaaatacatTTGGGCTCTATATTCATGAACAATGGTGCTTCATTTCATCATAGAGTAAATACAAGAGTTGAATAATAGTAAGTAGTAGTATTAGATATCATATCTAAGCTATATCACctagtttccaaaaaaaaaaattttttttgttggttcATCACGTAGTCGTGTGTGTGCCAACGGGAGAGATTGTTACATGTTCTTTTGGGCTCAAGTGGACTGAAACAATTAAATTGGGCCACAAGAGAGACGTCAAAATTTCTGTGCATGTGCGGCCCAACGGTGAATTCTGCTGGCCCATAAGTGAATCTTTGAGCCGCTATATTgaaacgggtcggatccgggCCGTTAAACCCTCTGACTAGTTTGGAGCTAAAATGAAACTAGAAGCTGACAAGCTGACAAAGAAAAAACCTTAAACCCTAATCTCCGACCGTCCGCGCGTGACCTTGAGTAGTAAAATTAATAGCAGTTCACACAGGCTCACACTTGGTGTTTGAGCAATGGTGAAGGCGTACTTGAGGTACGAGCCGGCCGCATCTTTCGGGGTGATTGTGTCGGGGGACTCAAACATCGCTTACGACAGCACCGGCAAGCTCTTGCTGGCAGCGGCTTTGGAGAAAGTCGGCGTGTGGCATGTCCGCCAGGGCGTGTGTGGCAAAACTCTAGCTCCTGCGCTTTCCTCGACCTCCCGCGGCCCCGCTCTAGCAATTACCTCTATCGCTGCCTCCCCTTCTCCTTCTCTTGTAATTTGCTCATTCCCTCCCTTCTTTTCGCGCTTTTGTATATTGTAGACAGTTTTATCTGTTGAGCACTACGAGAATGACAATTATGCTAAGTTGCTTGTATTCTCCTTGTGCACATGCCATTTACCATGTTCTGTTTGCGTAATATAATTGCAATTTTGACAATTTATTTGATAGAGCTGATGAAAGAGCATAAAGTTAGTTTAACTAATGACGCGGCAATGTGGTTTGAATATTTAGATATTGGAACAAATGGAGAAAGAAAGTACAGATATTCTGAAATATTGGGGCCTTAATTGATGAGTTGTTTCTGATATTTTCTCtgaactttttattttttggaattACGGGCTCCTAGGACATGATAGGTTGGGAGGGGTTGGGTGGGAACGTTAATGGATTTCTTTACTTTGGTAGAGGACAAGTTGGCAAATATGCTCTGGTTTGATGGGTTTTTGATGCCGTTAATGAATGAGAAAGTTCTTGTGAAATCTAATGGCAGATAGCAAGTGGATATGCTGATGGTAGCATAAGAATATGGGATTCTGAAAAAGGAACATGTGAAACCACATTGAACGGACATAAAGGAGCTGTAACAGCCCTTCGCTACAACAGACTTGGATCTCTGCTTGCATCTGGGAGCAAGGATAATGACATTATTTTGTGGGATGTGGTTGGGGAGGCTGGACTTTTTCGCCTTCGTGGTCACCGTGATCAGGTTTGTACTTTAGCTTTTTGTAAGAAAGGTATTAGTTTTATTACCATTTATACCAAATTTGCCTTGTGATTTTTGGTCAGGTTCTTGTTTTGTAGGTTACAGACCTTGTTTTCTTGGATTCTGGTAAAAAACTGGTTAGTTCATCTAAGGACAAGTTTTTGAGAGCTTGGGATCTGGATACACAACATTGTATGCAGATTATTAGCGGGCATCATAGTGAAATCTGGTCCATAGACATTGATCCTGAGGAGAGATATCTTGTCACTGGATCTGCGGACCCTGAACTCCGCTTTTACATGATAAAGCATGATTTTACTAGACAAGAACCTTTGGCATCTGAAAAGAAAACTGTGACAAGTGATAAAGAGACCTCATATGAAAATAAATGGGAAGTCCTGAAGCAGTTTGGTGAAATTCAGCGACAGAGCAAGGACAGAGTTGCTACATTGAGATTTAATAAGTCCGGAAATCTATTGGCATGTCAAGTTGCAGGAAAGACAGTGGAGATATTCCGTGTACTGGATGAGTCTGAATCTAAGCGCAAAGCAAAGAGGAGAATTCAtagaaagaaggagaaaaaagcTTTAAAAGGGGCAGTTGAGATGGAGAATGGTGATGCAAATGTCGTAGCAGAAGATGGAAGCTGTCCGGTTGTTACCGTCCCTGATGTATTTAAGCTTCTTCAAACTTTACGAGCTAGTAAGAAGATATCATCTATTTCTTTCTCTCCTATTAGCTCGAAGAGCTCACTGGCCACTTTAGCGTTGTCTTTGAATAATAACCTATTGGAAATTTATTCAATTGAAAGCAGTTCAACTACAAGAACTAGCACTATTGAGCTCCAAGGACATCGTTCTGACGTTAGGAGTGTCACACTTAGCTCTGACAACACTCTTTTGATGTCAACAAGTCATAGTGCAATCAAGATATGGAACTCCAGTACTGGTTCTTGCCTTCGTACTATTGATTCAGGATATGGTCTATGTGGTCTTTTTGTTCCTGGTAACAAGTATGCAGTTATTGGTACAAAGGGTGGAACAATAGAAATTGTTGATGTACGAAGTGGTACATGTGTGGAAGTAGTTGAGGCGCACGGTGGTTCTGTTCAATCAATTGCTCCGACTCCAGATGGGAGTGGTTTTGTTACTGGGAGTGCGGATCACGATGTTAAGTTCTGGGAGTACCAAACTATACGAAAACCTGGTCAAGTACGTAATCCTAATTTTTCTCTCTCTGTCATATTTTTCTCCATCACATGGTGTCACAATCTCTCCATCTGTATGTATGCGTCCATCTTTTCATTTGTCTGTCTGTTGTTATAGTTCGAAGTCAGTTCATTTAATACCCTTTCATTGTAAAGTTGTGCTTTAGTTTAACATGAATTGAGTTTGTATGTATACGTACGTGCAAAGAATTTCCTGTTTGAAATGTATGTTGAGATGatgatttgattttgttttgaCTGAGCTGTATATTTCTTGTATGCTGAATATCAGTAATATAATGGCCCagttatttattaaaaaaaagaaaaaaagaaaatgctaATCTCGTTTCATTTGTAGGATGCCAAGCATTTGACTGTATCTCCTACAAGGAACTTGAAAATGAATGATGATGTTCTTGTGGTGGCTGTCAGCAGTGATGGTAAACACATTGCTCTTGCCCTGTTGGACTGCACAGTTAAGGTGTGAATACTTCAGGTTNNNNNNNNNNNNNNNNNNNNNNNNNNNNNNNNNNNNNNNNNNNNNNNNNNNNNNNNNNNNNNNNNNNNNNNNNNNNNNNNNNNNNNNNNNNNNNNNNNNNNNNNNNNNNNNNNNNNNNNNNNNNNNNNNNNNNNNNNNNNNNNNNNNNNNNNNNNNNNNNNNNNNNNNNNNNNNNNNNNNNNNNNNNNNNNNNNNNNNNNNNNNNNNNNNNNNNNNNNNNNNNNNNNNNNNNNNNNNNNNNNNNNNNNNNNNNNNNNNNNNNNNNNNNNNNNNNNNNNNNNNNNNNNNNNNNNNNNNNNNNNNNNNNNNNNNNNNNNNNNNNNNNNNNNNNNNNNNNNNNNNNNNNNNNNNNNNNNNNNNNNNNNNNNNNNNNNNNNNNNNNNNNNNNNNNNNNNNNNNNNNNNNNNNNNNNNNNNNNNNNNNNNNNNNNNNNNNNNNNNNNNNNNNNNNNNNNNNNNNNNNNNNNNNNNNNNNNNNNNNNNNNNNNNNNNNNNNNNNNNNNNNNNNNNNNNNNNNNNNNNNNNNNNNNNNNNNNNNNNNNNNNNNNNNNNNNNNNNNNNNNNNNNNNNNNNNNNNNNNNNNNNNNNNNNNNNNNNNNNNNNNNNNNNNNNNNNNNNNNNNNNNNNNNNNNNNNNNNNNNNNNNNNNNNNNNNNNNNNNNNNNNNNNNNNNNNNNNNNNNNNNNNNNNNNNNNNNNNNNNNNNNNNNNNNNNNNNNNNNNNNNNNNNNNNNNNNNNNNNNNNNNNNNNNNNNNNNNNNNNNNNNNNNNNNNNNNNNNNNNNNNNNNNNNNNNNNNNNNNNNNNNNNNNNNNNNNNNNNNNNNNNNNNNNNNNNNNNNNNNNNNNNNNNNNNNNNNNNNNNNNNNNNNNNNNNNNNNNNNNNNNNNNNNNNNNNNNNNNNNNNNNNNNNNNNNNNNNNNNNNNNNNNNNNNNNNNNNNNNNNNNNNNNNNNNNNNNNNNNNNNNNNNNNNNNNNNNNNNNNNNNNNNNNNNNNNNNNNNNNgtcaatactcgatgctaacggtgataaaagacacgttagtgggttggacccgatgctaacggatatgaaaaagtaaaacacacgctagtgagtcaatactcgatgctaacggtgataaaagacatgttagtgggttggacccgatgctaacggatatgaaaaagtaaaacacacgctagtgagtcaatactcgatgctaacggtggtaaaagacacgttagtggtggacccgatgctaacggatataaaaaaagtaaaacacacgctagtgagtcaatactcgatgctaacggtgataaaagacacgttagtgggttggacccgatgctaacggatatgaaaaagtaaaacacacgctagtgagtcaatactcgatgctaacggtggtagaagaaaagaaacacacacgttagtgagataaactcgatgctaacggtggtagaaatgaaacacacacgttagtgagatagactcgatgctaacggtgataaaagacatgACACACGTTATTGCATGAAAAAGTTCTTGAATAATTACCTGAAAAATCATTTCAGAAATTGACTCGATTTGAATCAATTTTGTTCAACCAATCATCTGCTTTGCATTTTGACATTGTGGCTCAAGTTGGTGGATttgtaatctttttttttttttttttttttttttttttttttgaaaaaaaacaaaggtgACAAATTCTAAAACTTGAAGAATACCAATGACAACTCTCCTTTCAAGAGATTTGAGAGGTACATACATATGTCACTGTCCTCTCGATTTtaaaagacttttttttttccacaaagCCGATTTAAAATGCATTACCAAAATTGGAGCTCATTCCTCTTgatatttgccccagtgtaaatcatgtttaacgaaggccacatttttcatgctttcgaaaaaacaaaaagaatgaTCATATGATACGAATACCATGTGATTCCTTGTGCTCCTTTTGGCCCTGAGAACTATGCAAGCATGATCCTTCGATGTCAAAACTGCTCCTCAAGAGTTGTGCTGCAACTTATtttgaatcttctcaattttctagcaTCAGTCAGCCATACCTCACTTTGTACCACAAATCAACTTTTCTAATGACCAGATTTGAATGAATGGCAACTATCTCAAGTGTCAGCAACCCGCTTTTCGTTCATGATTCTCTTGTGCTCCAAAATCTCACCTTGATGACCTCAACCTTTCGGATTTTCACAAAGGtcacacctttttattttattttgttttcattttctattttttcttttcgtccttctcttttttctttcattttttttttgagaagacATTCTTTCAGATtttcacctaatgaacaaatcttgTCAACGACCTTTATCAATTCAGAAATGTATTTAAAGAAAGGATGGCATTAGCGCGACAACCCTTCCCATGTAAAAatggtgaaggtgtattgacatcaattgccatttgattaagtgatttttattaaaaatatcaCTAAAGCGGAGGTCGagactttatgatttttatgatgggGTCATGTGGGGTGTGGAAAAAGTGTTAAGGCTTCAAAGCAAAATcttcaaagaggtttcaaaaaccctaaaaccgcattctatcaatatttgccccagtatgaggaTATTAAAACcgaaaaaattgccccagtttggcttttgacttctttttttctcttttttttcttttttttttatgacaaataggagataaaaatttaccccagtatggggtttgcaatctttaGGAGGGCTATCAAATGAAAGGTTAAATTATTCTGGAGGTTCAATGGGGAAAACTAGGGATAAGATgtttaaagagaaaagaaaaaggctcgcctttgatccgccatagatggtatttcaaaacgaaaaatcacataatcagataaaaaaaatttattacacaTGTCTGAATTGATTGGCAAAGGAAAGACCTGTCCATCAAGTTCTGTACGAATGGACGTTCTTCCGGATAGCACTCTTTGAACAATAAATGACTCTTGCCAAGTTGGAACAAACTTTTctttaacctcctcttgaatcggaagaatttacttcaaaaccttatccctcacttcaaataagcgagatttgtctttcttgtcataactaacgaaccatcctttgatgatagcattgtccatgacaaacattcaacttctttttcatcaattagagacagcaactcattgtgctccttaatccattcgatttcttctgcctgagcctttgtcaaaatgtgcaaggacggaatctcggttttggcatgtATTACCACTTCCATTACAGTATAAGAGGGCAAGGTGTTACCCCAACTTAGAAATGTAATCTCCAATGAAATGCTCCCAGaattcaattgcaaaatttgcaaaatcgaagggaaaactctctttttctttttctttttttttcaatccccttttttttctcttttttttcgttttttttcttttttttcatttttttcctccttttttttttactattctctcttttttttttctctcattccccctttcttttattttctcttttcttttttctctttttttttttttttattcccccttttttttttcttcttttttttttcaagttggcTGCTGAAGTATGTACTCCTTTTGAGCAAATAGCCGATCCTCCACTTTGCAATGTAGCATCATTGCTCCATTTTTATTCGtgattaatctccaaatttgcaagttttgaattgcactttttcctcga
This sequence is a window from Coffea eugenioides isolate CCC68of chromosome 7, Ceug_1.0, whole genome shotgun sequence. Protein-coding genes within it:
- the LOC113778396 gene encoding WD repeat-containing protein 3-like, which encodes MVKAYLRYEPAASFGVIVSGDSNIAYDSTGKLLLAAALEKVGVWHVRQGVCGKTLAPALSSTSRGPALAITSIAASPSPSLIASGYADGSIRIWDSEKGTCETTLNGHKGAVTALRYNRLGSLLASGSKDNDIILWDVVGEAGLFRLRGHRDQVTDLVFLDSGKKLVSSSKDKFLRAWDLDTQHCMQIISGHHSEIWSIDIDPEERYLVTGSADPELRFYMIKHDFTRQEPLASEKKTVTSDKETSYENKWEVLKQFGEIQRQSKDRVATLRFNKSGNLLACQVAGKTVEIFRVLDESESKRKAKRRIHRKKEKKALKGAVEMENGDANVVAEDGSCPVVTVPDVFKLLQTLRASKKISSISFSPISSKSSLATLALSLNNNLLEIYSIESSSTTRTSTIELQGHRSDVRSVTLSSDNTLLMSTSHSAIKIWNSSTGSCLRTIDSGYGLCGLFVPGNKYAVIGTKGGTIEIVDVRSGTCVEVVEAHGGSVQSIAPTPDGSGFVTGSADHDVKFWEYQTIRKPGQDAKHLTVSPTRNLKMNDDVLVVAVSSDGKHIALALLDCTVKV